In Pirellulales bacterium, the genomic stretch CGATTGATTCCCACGGTCGTCGAATCGTACTCAATGGTCTCGAGCGTGCCGTGTTCGATGCCCTCGCGGCGAGCGTCGAAACCTTCGGGAGGTGTCGGTAGGGCGTTGTCGGCCGTTTGCGCCGCGGCGGGCATGGTCGCCAGGGCCAGCATGCTTGCCGCGATGAAGGGAAAGATGCGTCCGCTCATGGGAAGTTCGTTCTGCGTGGTCATGGGCGTTCTCGGGAGAAATATCGTGCGCATACGCACGAATTAAGAGTTTACGTCCGGGTCGGCGTGCTTGCAAGATGCTCATGGACTGCGAGTGAGCCGAAATGCTGTCGCTGGCGCATTCGTCAGCCGATGGCGAGTTCGCTAGAGCGAAGGCCCTGAAAGCAAGATCGGCCCGAATGACTCGCACGCTCTCTTTCCCTCCGCGCCCCGCACGCGGGCACCCCGGGTTGGGGTGAGGGCCTTGGCGCCGCTTTCGATTCGATTCCCGACAACCGCACGGTGAGACCCGGTGAAACCATCGCCCGCAACAGCTCACCGCGTCGGCACAAAACCGCGGTTCGATGCGCGTGCCGCCCGCGCAGCAATGAGCACCTGCGCGGCAGCGGCCGGCAGCGCCTGCATTTTCGTCGCGCACCGCGCCGAGCCAGCCTATCAAGCATCGCGGGCGAGAAAGGCGGCCGCCGACCGCACGGCCCGGATTGCCGGCTCTTCGGCAGTCCGACGAGCCGTCGGTGCGGGCGTAACTCTGATTGGAACGGCGCATCAGGGTGGGACGGTCTCGGCCACTGGGTCGGCGCTCGCGCTCGGTCCCACGTCCGCGCGCTCGACGATCCGGCCGTCGGGGAAATCGGCACGCCCCCGTCGTTTTTTCCGCGGAGGTTTTCGACGGCCAATTGCTTGGACGCGTCGTGGCGACTAACATCGCAAACAACTTTTACCATGGAAAGCTCTTTATGCCGGATTTCGACACCGCATGGAAGGAGGCCCTGGAGGCCCTATTCGAGCCATTCATGGCCTTCTTTTTCCCCCAGGCGCATCGCGACATTGACTGGACGCGCAAGGCCCTAATGCTTGACAAGGAGCTGGAGCGGATCGCGCCGGAATCGGAGCAAGGGCGGCGTGTGGTGGACAAGCTGGTCAAGGTCTGGCGGACCAACGGCCAAGACGAGTGGGTGTTGGTCCACATTGAGGTGCAGAGCCAGCAGGAAACGGAGTTCGCGAAACGAATGTTTGTCTATAACTACCGGCTTTTCGATCGCTATAATCGAAAGGTGGCCAGTTTCGCCATTTTGGGCGACGAGCGCCCGGCTTGGCGGCCGCAACGGTTTGGATACGAACTTTGGGGAACGAAGGTCGGCATCGAGTTCGCAACCGCGAAGTTGCTTGACTACGCGGCTGATGAAGCGGCCCTGGAAGCCAATCCAAATCCATTCGCGGTGCTGGTGCTGGCGCATTTGAAGGCACTGGCGACGGCTCATGACGACGAGGCACGGCGAGTATCGGAGGTGCGGCTGGTCAGGGGGCTTTACGAGCGGGGGTTCAGCGCCGATCAGATCCGACAGTTGTACCACCTGATCGACAGAATGATGAGGCTGCCGGAGCCGCTGGCGGACCTCGCCTGGAGAGAGATACGTGACTTTGAAAGGGAGAAAAGCATGCCATTTATAACCGGAGCGGAGCGTGTCGAACGCGAGGAAGGGCTGGAGGAAGGGTTGGCGAAGGGGTTGGCGAAGGGGTTGGCGAAGGGGTTGGCGAAGGGGCTCGCGCAGGCGCGGGAAGACATCCTGACGGGCATCGAGGAATTGCTCGACGTCCGATTTGGTCCAGCCGGCCTGGCGCTGCTCGCTGAGATTCGGCCGATCGAAGATCTCGACCTCCTGCGGAAAATCCTCCACAGCATCAAGCCAGCGGATAGTCCGGAAGCCTTGCGCCGGCTCTGGTCAAAAGCCTGACGTGGCTCGCGGTATCCAGCCACCGTTCACAACGGCGCATCATGGTGGGACGGTCGCAAGAAAACTTCCGTGTTCGCCGGCCGCCAGGCCGGCCGAGCGGCCGCTCGTAGGGCAGACGTGACCAATCTATGGGCCCGATGATGGCGGGCCAGCATGAGACATTGGCCGCCAAAGTTTTTCAGCGACGGCTCGGCCATCTATCTGGCAAGCCATTCGACGAGATCCGCGATTTACTGCGATCCGTCTTCACCTAGCGAGCGATCTCACCGTTTTCCAAGGATCGCCAATGATTAAGACGACGGAACAAGCCACCCGCCTTTGCAGCGACCGCCAATAGGTGAACTCCGGGTGAGCCGCAATGCTGCCGCTGGTGCCTTCGTCAGCCGAAGGCGAGTTCGGCGAAGCCAAGACCCTGAAACCGAAATCGGCCCGAACAACGCGGCGGTGGCCGGTGGTCGCGTGCTTGTATCATGGCGTTGCGTCGGACCGCGGGCAGGATCCATCCCGATTCGGCAGGAATGGGGCGGCGCAAGGCGGCATCGTCCGGCGCCACGGGCGGCGCGGGGGTTTCGCTGTAGTTATAGGTGCCGAAGCCGGCCGCGTCCTAAGCGCGGTCGAGCACGCTTTGCAAGTCGAGATGCGCGTCGGGATCGAGCGCGGCAACGGGCGCTCGCACCACCGGCAACCGCTCGCGCAAAGCGAGCGGCCAAAATCCGACGTTCGGGCGGTCTTCGTAGCGGCTCACCAGCGCATCGTAGTCGCAGGGATGCCAGTTTTGTCACCGCTACGACTGGGCTTGCCCCAGTCGAGCGCTGACTGGCAGGCTAGAACGGCGCCGCGAAGCTGCCCCCGCACCGCCTTCCGCATCCTGCGTCTCGTCCGCCGTCGACGCGGCGGACGAGACGCAGGATGAGGAAGGCCGATTAAGAGTGGAAAGGATCTTGACGGCCGCCGTCTAGCCTGTCCGTCAGCGCCCCACCGGCACAAGGCCGGCGGTGGCGGAGCGGAACACATTCAACCATGATTCCTTGCAAAGCGAGTCGCCGGGGTTGAATGCGGCAGGATGAACTCCGAACGGCGCTTATGTGTTACTTTGTTCATTATTTACATACAAATAGCTGCAACAACCGGCTGGCCGTCGTGTCGGCCAATTTGGCAGCCCGACGGTTGACAGGGCAGGCGGCGCGGAGCGAGCCGACCAAGCTCTTTGAAAAGCAAAAATTGGTTGTGATCCGTAGTCGGTGGTCCGTGGCGAGTCGCCTGTTCGTGTAGAATGCCGGCAGAATGAAATACCTACATCTGCCGGCGTTGAGAGATGAGGGATGAGAGATGAAGGTGACGGTGGAACAACCTGAGGATGAAGAGCAGCTCGATGAGTTGCTGAGCCGGCCGAGCGAGCAGGTGATCGACGCATTGGGCCGGCTGCCGGGCGATGTGGTCGTGTGGGGTGCCTCGGGCAAGATGGGGCCGTCGCTGGCGCGAATGCTGAAGCGCGCGAGCGACGCCGCCGGCCTGCCGCGGCGAGTTTTCGGCGTGGCGCGGTTTACCGAGGGCGGTGAAGAAACGCTGGAGGCACAGGGCATCGAGACGATTCGTTGCGATCTGCTCGATGAGGACCAGGTGATGCGCTTGCCCGACGCGGAGAACGTGATCTTCATGGCCGGGCGGAAGTTCGGCTCGACGGGCGACGAAGGGCTGACTTGGGCCATGAACGCCTGGCTGCCCACGCTCGTCTGCCGCAGATATCGCCGCAGCCGGACCGTGGCCTTTTCGACGGGAAACATCTATGGCCTCGTGCCGGTCGAAGGGGGCGGATCTCGCGAGGTGGACGTTCCGCAGCCCGTCGGCGAGTATGCGATGAGTTGTCTGGCACGGGAACGGCTCTTCGGCTACTTCAGCCGCAAATATGGCACGCCCGTCGCCATCGTGCGGCTCAATTATGTTTGCGACCTGCGCTATGGCGTGCTGGTCGATCTGGCGCAGAAGATCGTCGAGGAACAGCCGATCGATCTTGCGATGGGCTATTTCAACACGATCTGGCAGCGCGACGCGAACGCCCTGGCACTGCTGGCACTGGCTCACGCCGCCACGCCGCCCTGGATCGTGAATGTCACCGGCGTCGAGACGCTTTCGGTCAGAGAGGTTTGTCAGCGATTGGCCAGACTGTTGGATAAGCCGGTGCGCTTCGTCGGCAGCGAATCGCCGACGGCCTTGCTGAGCGATGCGTCGCTGGCCGTCGAAGAATTCGGTCCCCCCGCGATGCCGGCCGAGCCATTGATCGAGCGGGTGGCAAATTGGGTCGGCCGCGGCGGCCGAACGCTTGATAAGCCGACGCATTTTGAATCCCGCAACGGAAAATACTAAGCTAGGCGAATGACCATGAATCTCAATCCAGACATCCGGCGCGTCCTGCAACAAGGCGTCGTCGTTCCGGCTTGTCCGTTGGCGTTGGACGCCGGGCGAAAATGGGACGAGCACCGGCAACGGGCGCTGCTGCGCTACTACCTTGACGCCGGCGCCGGCGGCATCGCCATCGGCGTACACACGACTCAGTTCGCCATTCGAGAGCCGCGGCACGATCTCTATCGCCCGCTGCTGCGGTTCGCCGCGGCGGAAATGGCCAAGTGCGACCGCCCTGTGGTGCGGGTGGCCGGCGTGTGCGGCGGGACGGAACAGGCGCTGCTGGAAGCCGGCTTCGCCCGTGAGTGCGGCTATCATGCGGGTTTGCTCAATCTCGCGGCGCTGGCGGCGGCCAGTGAGGACGAGCTGATCGATCATTGCCGGCGCGTGGCGGAAGTGCTGCCGGTGTTCGGGTTTTATCTGAACCCGGCCATCGGCGGCCGTTTGCTGCCGTATTCTTTCTGGCGGCGGTTCGCCGAGATCGACGCCGTCGTGGCCATTAAGATCGCGCCGTTCAACCGTTATCAGACGCTCGACGTGGTCCGCGCGGTCGTGGAGGCGGGCCGCGACGACATCGCTCTTTATACCGGCAACGACGACAACATCGTGGCCGACCTGATTACGCCGTTTCGCTTCGAACGCGACGGTCGCCGCGTCGAACGGCGCATCGTCGGCGGCTTGCTCGGGCAATGGGCGGTGGGCACGCGGGCCGCGGTCGAACTGCTCGACGAATGCCATCGCGCCGCGGCCGGCGTTTCGGCGTCGAGCAAACTGCTGGCAGACAATGTCGCGGTGACCGATATCAACGCCGCGCTGTTCGATGCCGCCAACGATTTCGCCGGCTGCATTCCCGGCATTCACGAAGTCCTGCGCCGTCAAGCCTTGCTGGCGGGCATCGACTGTCTCGACCCGCGCCAAACCCTCAGTCCCGGCCAGGCTGAAGAAATCGATCGCGTGATGCGGGCATATTCCCATTGGTTCGACGGCGATTTCGTGCGCGAGAACCTTGCCAGGTGGCTGCACGAGTAGCATCAAACGCCTTTCGCAAAGCCGTTCATGAAACGGCTTGCGAAAGGCACTTTGTTAATTAGCGGAGAGGACAGGATTCGAACCTGCGGACCAGTTTCCCGGTCACGGGTTTAGCAAACCCGCGCTTTAGACCACTCAGCCACCTCTCCTGGAGCGATGCCCCGATCAAAGCGATTCTATGCATTAAGTCTAGTCCTGCAAGTGGTTGTCGCCGGCGGCAGGACCGTGAAACACGACGCCCGTCGCCAGTAGCCACCTTCCGTGCGGCACGCCCTCCGTTTTTAGAGTATACATGCTGAATGACTTGCGAGCCGTTCCCGATGCCGATTTCCCTCATGTCACGAACCACCCTGTTTTTGCTGCTATTCACCTGGGCCGGAGCGTCGAGCGCGGCTGAAACGGCGGCCTCGAAGGTGCTTTCGTCGATTACCTCCGCCGACCTGCGAAGGCACGCCGAGCGGCTGGCCGATGACACCCTGGAGGGCCGCGAGGCGGGCAGCCGCGGCGGACACGCCGCCGGCCACTACCTGGGCCAGGAATTCCAGCGGCACCGGCTTGCCGGCGGGGCCGCGGCCCGCAGCTACTACCAGTCGTTCGGCCCGCAGTACCGCAACATTCTCGGCCTGCTGGAAGGAAGCGACCCGCAACTCAAGCAGGAGCTGATCGTGGTCGGCGCCCATTACGACCACGTCGGCTACGGGAACTCGCAGAACAGCTACGGCCCGACCGGCTACATTCATAATGGCGCCGACGACAATGCCAGCGGCGTGGCCGGCCTGCTGGAACTGGTCGAAGCGTTCTCGCGGCTCGACGCCCGTCCCAAACGGTCGATTCTGTTCGCACTTTGGGACGGCGAAGAAAAAGGCCTGCTCGGTTCCGAATACTGGGTGGCCCATCCGACCGCGCCGCTCGACCGCGTGCGGCTGGCCGTCAATCTCGATATGATCGGCCGCTTGCAACGAAAGCGGCTGGAAGTTTACGGCATCCGCAGCGGCTTCGGCTTGCGGCGGCTGTTGAGCATGAACAATGCCGCGACCGATCTGGCGTTCGACTTTTCCTGGACCATGCGCGAAGACAGCGACCATTACTCATTCTATAAACGCAACGTGCCCGTGTTGATGTTCCACTCCGGCCTGCACTCCGATTATCACCGGCCCAGCGACGATGTGGAGAAGCTCGACTTTGCCGGCATGGAGCGGATCGTGCGAATGTTGTTCGGCGTCGTCCACGAGCTGGCCGACGAGCGGAAGCTGTCGGGCTTTCGCGGCGCCGCGCGGCACGAAAACAGCGAGCTGCGACGCGAGCGCGAACAGCCGTTGCCGGCCCCGCCCGCCCGATTGGGACTGGCCTGGGACCCGCGTGATGAAGGGCGCGACGGCGGCCTGCGGATCGTGCATGTCGCCCCGCGCTCGGCGGCCGCCGTTGCGGGCATTCGCGTGGGCGACCGATTGGTGCGATTCGCCGGCCGCGACCTGAATCGCGAGACCGACCTGCGCAGCCTGGTGCTGGCGGCGAAGAGTCCCGCGATCGTCGCGGTCGAGCGGGCCGGCTCCGCTCAGCCGCTGAATCTGACGGTGAAGCTGGCCGGACCGCCGCTGCGGCTGGGCCTTTCTTGGCGGACCGACGCCGCCGAGCCGCAGGCCGTGATTGTGGCGCATGTGGTGCCCGGCTCGCCCGCCGCGCGGTCGGGCATGCTGGTACACGACCGCCTTTATGAAGTATCGGGGAGGGCCTTTACCGGCGAGGAAGAGTTTCGCCGGCTACTCACGGAGACCGACGACGACACGCTCGAACTGCTCACCGAACGCGAAGGCCGCGTGCGGACGGTGACGGTCAAGCTGCTGCCACCGGTAAGAAGCGAATTCTAGGAACGATCACGCACGCCGACAACTTCGGCCGCCTGAAAGACAAGCTGCTGCCGCCGCTCGACCGCGGTTTGGCCGCCTTGCTCGACGACTTGGCGGCGTCGGGCCTGCTCGATGAGACGCTGATCG encodes the following:
- a CDS encoding dihydrodipicolinate synthase family protein, encoding MNLNPDIRRVLQQGVVVPACPLALDAGRKWDEHRQRALLRYYLDAGAGGIAIGVHTTQFAIREPRHDLYRPLLRFAAAEMAKCDRPVVRVAGVCGGTEQALLEAGFARECGYHAGLLNLAALAAASEDELIDHCRRVAEVLPVFGFYLNPAIGGRLLPYSFWRRFAEIDAVVAIKIAPFNRYQTLDVVRAVVEAGRDDIALYTGNDDNIVADLITPFRFERDGRRVERRIVGGLLGQWAVGTRAAVELLDECHRAAAGVSASSKLLADNVAVTDINAALFDAANDFAGCIPGIHEVLRRQALLAGIDCLDPRQTLSPGQAEEIDRVMRAYSHWFDGDFVRENLARWLHE
- a CDS encoding M20/M25/M40 family metallo-hydrolase; protein product: MSRTTLFLLLFTWAGASSAAETAASKVLSSITSADLRRHAERLADDTLEGREAGSRGGHAAGHYLGQEFQRHRLAGGAAARSYYQSFGPQYRNILGLLEGSDPQLKQELIVVGAHYDHVGYGNSQNSYGPTGYIHNGADDNASGVAGLLELVEAFSRLDARPKRSILFALWDGEEKGLLGSEYWVAHPTAPLDRVRLAVNLDMIGRLQRKRLEVYGIRSGFGLRRLLSMNNAATDLAFDFSWTMREDSDHYSFYKRNVPVLMFHSGLHSDYHRPSDDVEKLDFAGMERIVRMLFGVVHELADERKLSGFRGAARHENSELRREREQPLPAPPARLGLAWDPRDEGRDGGLRIVHVAPRSAAAVAGIRVGDRLVRFAGRDLNRETDLRSLVLAAKSPAIVAVERAGSAQPLNLTVKLAGPPLRLGLSWRTDAAEPQAVIVAHVVPGSPAARSGMLVHDRLYEVSGRAFTGEEEFRRLLTETDDDTLELLTEREGRVRTVTVKLLPPVRSEF
- a CDS encoding NAD(P)-dependent oxidoreductase produces the protein MKVTVEQPEDEEQLDELLSRPSEQVIDALGRLPGDVVVWGASGKMGPSLARMLKRASDAAGLPRRVFGVARFTEGGEETLEAQGIETIRCDLLDEDQVMRLPDAENVIFMAGRKFGSTGDEGLTWAMNAWLPTLVCRRYRRSRTVAFSTGNIYGLVPVEGGGSREVDVPQPVGEYAMSCLARERLFGYFSRKYGTPVAIVRLNYVCDLRYGVLVDLAQKIVEEQPIDLAMGYFNTIWQRDANALALLALAHAATPPWIVNVTGVETLSVREVCQRLARLLDKPVRFVGSESPTALLSDASLAVEEFGPPAMPAEPLIERVANWVGRGGRTLDKPTHFESRNGKY